A single window of Pseudomonas lijiangensis DNA harbors:
- a CDS encoding SprT family zinc-dependent metalloprotease encodes MPEQLNSRVETCYQQAEAFFKRTFKRPVVSLKLRGQKAGVAHLHENMLRFNPKLYRENAEDFLRQTVPHEVAHMIAHQLFGDRIQPHGEEWQLIMRGVYELPPNRCHTYAIERRSVTRYIYRCPCAGSDFPFSAQRHNMVSKGRRYLCRRCRQTLVFSGETRVE; translated from the coding sequence ATGCCCGAGCAACTCAATTCCCGTGTAGAAACCTGTTACCAGCAAGCCGAAGCCTTTTTCAAACGCACCTTCAAACGCCCGGTCGTCAGCCTCAAGCTGCGCGGCCAGAAAGCCGGTGTCGCCCACCTGCACGAGAACATGCTGCGCTTCAACCCGAAGCTGTATCGGGAAAACGCCGAAGACTTCCTGCGCCAGACCGTACCCCACGAAGTCGCTCACATGATTGCCCATCAATTGTTCGGGGACCGTATCCAGCCTCATGGCGAAGAGTGGCAACTGATCATGCGCGGCGTATACGAACTGCCGCCCAACCGCTGCCATACCTACGCCATCGAACGACGCAGCGTAACCCGCTACATCTATCGCTGCCCCTGTGCCGGCAGCGACTTCCCCTTCTCGGCCCAGCGCCACAACATGGTTTCCAAAGGCCGCCGCTACCTGTGCCGCCGCTGCCGTCAGACGCTGGTTTTCAGCGGTGAAACCCGCGTCGAGTAA
- a CDS encoding dicarboxylate/amino acid:cation symporter, whose translation MTTRQPFYKTLYFQVIVAIVIGILIGHFYPDTGKALKPLGDGFIKLIKMVIAPIIFCTVVSGIAGMQNMKSVGKTGGYALLYFEIVSTLALVIGLVVVNVVQPGVGMNIDVSTLDASKIAAYVTAGKDQSIVGFILNVIPNTIVGAFANGDILQVLMFSVIFGFALHRLGSYGRPVLDFIDRFAHVMFNIINMIMKLAPIGAFGAMAFTIGAYGVGSLVQLGQLMICFYITCFLFVMLVLGAICRAHGFTISKVIRYIREELLIVLGTSSSESALPRMLIKMERLGAQKSVVGLVIPTGYSFNLDGTSIYLTMAAVFIAQATNTHMDITHQITLLLVLLLSSKGAAGVTGSGFIVLAATLSAVGHLPVAGLALILGIDRFMSEARALTNLVGNAVATLVVAKWVGELDNDKLQAELASGGSAIVETRHEDDLGVAEGPAPVNTGKTV comes from the coding sequence ATGACGACTCGTCAGCCCTTCTACAAAACTCTGTACTTTCAGGTAATCGTAGCGATTGTTATCGGTATCCTGATCGGCCACTTCTACCCTGATACCGGCAAGGCTTTGAAGCCGCTGGGTGACGGGTTCATCAAACTGATCAAAATGGTCATCGCCCCCATCATCTTCTGTACGGTCGTCAGCGGTATCGCGGGCATGCAGAACATGAAGTCGGTCGGCAAGACCGGTGGCTACGCACTGTTGTACTTCGAGATCGTCTCGACCCTGGCCCTGGTCATCGGTCTGGTCGTGGTCAACGTCGTTCAGCCGGGCGTCGGCATGAACATCGACGTCAGCACTCTGGATGCCTCCAAGATCGCTGCCTACGTCACTGCCGGTAAAGACCAGAGCATCGTCGGCTTTATCCTCAACGTGATTCCGAACACCATCGTCGGCGCCTTCGCCAACGGCGACATCCTGCAAGTGCTGATGTTCTCGGTGATCTTCGGCTTCGCGCTGCATCGCCTGGGCTCCTATGGTCGTCCGGTCCTGGACTTCATCGATCGCTTCGCTCACGTGATGTTCAACATCATCAACATGATCATGAAACTGGCGCCTATCGGTGCGTTCGGTGCCATGGCCTTCACCATCGGCGCCTACGGTGTGGGTTCCCTGGTGCAGCTCGGTCAGTTGATGATCTGCTTCTACATCACCTGCTTCCTGTTCGTGATGCTGGTACTGGGCGCCATCTGCCGTGCGCACGGTTTCACCATCTCCAAGGTGATCCGCTACATCCGTGAAGAGCTGCTGATCGTGCTGGGTACTTCCTCTTCGGAATCCGCACTGCCACGCATGCTGATCAAGATGGAGCGTCTGGGCGCACAGAAGTCGGTGGTTGGTCTGGTTATCCCGACCGGTTACTCCTTCAACCTGGACGGCACCTCGATCTACCTGACCATGGCTGCCGTGTTCATTGCACAGGCCACCAACACCCACATGGACATCACTCACCAGATCACCCTGTTGCTGGTGCTGCTGCTGTCCTCCAAAGGTGCTGCTGGCGTGACCGGTAGTGGCTTCATCGTTCTGGCTGCAACCCTGTCGGCCGTCGGCCACCTGCCGGTTGCCGGTCTGGCGCTGATCCTGGGTATCGACCGCTTCATGTCCGAAGCCCGCGCCCTGACCAACCTGGTCGGTAACGCTGTCGCGACGCTGGTTGTTGCCAAGTGGGTTGGCGAGCTGGACAACGACAAGCTGCAGGCTGAGCTGGCTTCCGGTGGTTCGGCAATCGTCGAAACCCGTCATGAAGATGACCTGGGTGTCGCTGAAGGCCCGGCTCCTGTGAACACTGGCAAGACCGTGTAA
- a CDS encoding ATP-binding protein, with protein sequence MIRSLRLRLMLAAATLAVIFMLLMLPALQGAFSLALRGAIEQRLAADVTTMISAARVEDGRLLMPSLLPSEQFNLPGSRLLGYIYNLQGQLVWRSLGTEGENIKYRPHYDGQGSLFSKIKEANGDEYFVYDAEIRLLGGRNAAFSIVAVQPLRDYQETIADLRKKLYLGFGGALLVLLGLLWLGLTWGLRALKGLSQELDQVEAGARDSLSEEHPSELLRLTDSLNRLLRSEREQRTRYRDSLDDLAHSLKTPLAVLQGVSENIAKRPEDVEQARVLQSQIERMSQQIGYQLQRASLRKSGLVRHHVKLRPVVESLCNTLEKVYRDKQVKVTLDLPEDCQVPMEEGALLEMLGNLLENAYRLCLGEVRVSFQSSATGDELCVEDDGPGIPLRQRARILERGERLDRQNPGQGIGLAVVKDIIESYSARLTLGDSPLGGAVFRIHFLA encoded by the coding sequence ATGATTCGTTCGCTGCGCCTGCGTTTGATGCTGGCCGCCGCAACCCTGGCGGTGATTTTCATGTTGCTGATGCTGCCTGCCTTGCAGGGCGCATTCAGTCTGGCATTGCGTGGCGCAATCGAACAACGTCTGGCGGCGGACGTAACGACCATGATTTCAGCGGCGCGTGTCGAAGACGGTCGTCTGCTGATGCCATCGCTCCTGCCCAGCGAGCAGTTCAATCTGCCGGGCAGTCGCTTGCTGGGCTACATCTATAACCTTCAGGGGCAACTGGTCTGGCGTTCGCTGGGCACTGAAGGCGAAAACATCAAATACCGCCCGCACTATGACGGGCAGGGCAGTCTGTTTTCCAAGATCAAGGAAGCCAATGGCGATGAGTATTTCGTCTACGACGCCGAGATCCGTCTGCTGGGCGGCCGCAATGCGGCATTCAGTATCGTGGCCGTGCAACCCTTGCGCGACTATCAGGAAACCATTGCCGATTTACGGAAAAAACTTTACCTGGGCTTCGGCGGCGCCTTGCTGGTGTTGCTGGGGCTGCTGTGGCTGGGGCTGACCTGGGGGCTGCGCGCGCTCAAGGGCTTGAGCCAGGAACTGGATCAGGTGGAAGCCGGTGCGCGGGACAGCCTGAGTGAAGAACATCCCAGCGAACTGCTGCGCCTCACCGACTCCCTGAACCGCCTGCTGCGCAGTGAGCGCGAGCAGCGCACTCGCTATCGCGATTCTCTGGACGATCTGGCCCATAGCCTGAAAACGCCGCTGGCGGTGTTGCAGGGTGTCAGCGAAAACATCGCCAAGCGCCCTGAAGATGTGGAGCAGGCGCGGGTCCTGCAATCGCAGATCGAGCGCATGAGCCAGCAGATCGGTTACCAGTTGCAGCGCGCCAGCCTGCGCAAGAGCGGTCTGGTCCGGCATCACGTGAAGCTGCGCCCTGTGGTCGAAAGCCTGTGCAACACCCTGGAAAAGGTTTACCGCGACAAGCAGGTCAAGGTCACGCTGGACCTGCCCGAGGACTGCCAGGTACCGATGGAAGAGGGCGCGTTGCTGGAAATGCTCGGCAATTTGCTGGAGAACGCTTACCGGCTTTGTCTGGGAGAAGTCAGAGTCAGTTTTCAGTCATCTGCAACGGGTGACGAATTGTGCGTCGAGGACGATGGCCCAGGCATTCCCCTGCGCCAGCGGGCACGCATTCTGGAGCGCGGTGAGCGGCTGGACCGACAGAACCCGGGGCAGGGCATCGGGCTGGCGGTGGTCAAGGACATCATCGAAAGCTACAGCGCCCGCCTGACCCTGGGCGACTCGCCGCTGGGTGGGGCCGTGTTCAGGATTCATTTTCTGGCGTGA
- a CDS encoding response regulator, translated as MKLLVVEDEALLRHHLWTRLTETGHVVEAVANAEEALYQVGQFNHDLAVIDLGLPGIGGLDLIRQLRAQGKAFPILILTARGNWQDKVEGLAAGADDYVVKPFQFEELEARLNALLRRSSGFIQSTITAGPLLLDLNRKQAALSEQPLALTAYEYRILEYLMLHHQQVVPKERLMEQLYPDDDERDPNVIEVLVGRLRRKLEGAVAFKPIDTVRGMGYLFTERCT; from the coding sequence ATGAAGTTGTTGGTGGTCGAGGATGAAGCGTTGCTGCGCCATCACTTGTGGACCCGCCTGACCGAAACCGGTCATGTGGTGGAAGCAGTGGCCAATGCCGAGGAGGCGCTGTATCAGGTCGGCCAGTTCAATCATGATCTGGCCGTGATCGATCTCGGCTTGCCGGGCATTGGCGGGCTGGACCTCATTCGTCAGTTGCGTGCCCAGGGCAAGGCGTTTCCGATTCTGATCCTCACCGCCCGTGGCAACTGGCAGGACAAGGTCGAAGGGCTGGCCGCCGGTGCGGACGACTATGTGGTCAAGCCGTTCCAGTTCGAGGAACTGGAAGCGCGACTCAATGCCCTGTTGCGACGCTCCAGCGGTTTCATCCAGTCCACCATCACCGCAGGCCCCTTGCTGCTGGACCTCAACCGCAAGCAGGCCGCGCTGTCCGAACAGCCCCTGGCACTGACGGCGTATGAATACCGGATTCTCGAATACCTGATGCTTCATCATCAGCAAGTGGTGCCCAAGGAGCGCCTGATGGAGCAGTTGTACCCTGACGACGATGAGCGCGATCCGAATGTGATCGAAGTGCTGGTCGGCCGCCTGCGTCGCAAGCTGGAAGGCGCCGTGGCGTTCAAACCTATCGATACGGTGCGTGGCATGGGGTATCTGTTCACTGAGCGCTGTACATGA
- a CDS encoding dienelactone hydrolase family protein, with protein sequence MRMWIALIMVSLTGLAQAAIKTEQIDYQSADGTKLVGYYAYDDAIKGQRPGVLVVHEWWGLNDYAKRRARDLAALGYSAMAIDMYGEGKNTEHPKDAMAFMQAALKDSDAADKRFDAGLEQLKKQPQTNPAKIAAIGYCFGGKIVLDAARRGEPLAGVASFHGALVTNTPAKPGIKVPMLVEHGAKDSMVTPENVAAFKKEMDDAKADYKFVSIEGAKHGFTNPDADRLSHGDHGGPDIGYDKAADQSSWADMQAFFKKIFG encoded by the coding sequence ATGCGTATGTGGATTGCGTTGATCATGGTTAGCCTGACCGGACTGGCCCAGGCGGCGATCAAGACCGAACAGATCGACTATCAGAGTGCCGACGGCACCAAACTGGTGGGTTATTACGCCTACGACGACGCCATCAAGGGCCAGCGCCCAGGTGTTCTGGTGGTTCACGAATGGTGGGGACTGAACGACTACGCCAAGCGTCGCGCCCGTGATCTGGCGGCTCTGGGTTACAGCGCCATGGCCATCGACATGTACGGCGAAGGCAAGAACACCGAACACCCCAAGGATGCAATGGCCTTCATGCAGGCTGCACTCAAGGACAGCGACGCTGCCGACAAGCGTTTCGATGCAGGCCTTGAGCAATTGAAGAAACAACCCCAGACCAACCCGGCCAAGATCGCTGCCATCGGCTACTGCTTCGGTGGCAAGATCGTGCTCGACGCGGCACGTCGCGGCGAACCATTGGCGGGCGTGGCAAGCTTCCATGGCGCGCTGGTCACCAACACACCGGCAAAACCCGGGATCAAGGTTCCGATGCTGGTCGAGCATGGCGCCAAGGACAGCATGGTCACGCCCGAAAACGTCGCGGCCTTCAAGAAGGAAATGGATGACGCCAAGGCTGACTACAAATTCGTCAGCATCGAAGGCGCGAAACACGGTTTCACCAACCCCGACGCCGACCGCCTGAGCCACGGCGACCATGGTGGCCCGGACATCGGCTACGACAAGGCTGCCGACCAGAGTTCGTGGGCAGACATGCAGGCGTTCTTCAAGAAAATATTTGGTTGA
- a CDS encoding 4'-phosphopantetheinyl transferase family protein gives MTPPPTFPTCCSIPTQHWPLPRAVPGAVLVSSHFDPQKLAEGDFQRCAIAPPASIQRSVAKRQAEFLAGRLCAREALHQLDERLYVPAIGEDRAPIWPGDISGSITHSTGWAAAIVASRQQWRGLGLDTENMLSTDRATRLAGEILTADELAAMAAGPEEDIALRVTLTFSIKEALFKALYPIVQKRFYFEDAQLLEWSADGSVRLRLLMDLSSEWHSGKELEGQFSLHDQHLLSLVSIAA, from the coding sequence ATGACTCCACCCCCGACATTCCCCACCTGTTGCTCCATCCCCACCCAACACTGGCCACTGCCACGGGCAGTGCCGGGGGCGGTGTTGGTCAGCAGCCATTTCGATCCACAAAAACTGGCCGAAGGTGATTTTCAGCGTTGCGCCATCGCGCCGCCTGCCAGCATCCAGCGCTCGGTCGCCAAGCGTCAGGCAGAATTCCTCGCCGGTCGGCTCTGCGCCCGTGAAGCCCTGCACCAACTCGATGAGCGTCTGTACGTCCCCGCCATTGGCGAAGACCGTGCGCCGATCTGGCCCGGCGATATCAGCGGTTCCATCACCCACAGCACCGGCTGGGCAGCCGCCATCGTTGCTTCCCGACAGCAATGGCGCGGGTTGGGGCTGGATACCGAAAACATGTTGAGCACCGATCGCGCCACGCGACTGGCCGGGGAAATCCTCACCGCCGATGAACTGGCCGCCATGGCAGCCGGACCGGAAGAAGACATCGCGCTGCGGGTCACCCTGACCTTCTCGATCAAGGAAGCGCTGTTCAAGGCCCTCTACCCTATCGTGCAAAAGCGCTTCTATTTTGAAGACGCGCAACTGCTGGAATGGTCTGCCGATGGTAGCGTGCGCCTGCGCCTGTTGATGGACCTGTCCAGCGAATGGCACAGCGGCAAGGAACTGGAAGGCCAGTTCAGCCTGCACGATCAGCACTTGTTGAGTCTGGTGAGCATCGCCGCCTGA
- the fhuF gene encoding siderophore-iron reductase FhuF, with protein sequence MSALFAGPLERFGQALLAVDHSGPVRTLPDLLQKKSLDALLTGLYGPQLMTDHLPVLVSQWAKYYFMQVIAPQVVASLVYRWHWPLHLEQVALALDERGVPTGVKLLGEGAAYQVLPVDPFERFAGLLDDNLQPFIDTLSVYGGLASSVLWCSAGEYLERCLVQLGECSEVSLEAGQALLAVRVRPDGRRNPLFQAVTHVGQRRQRRTCCLSYQVAWVGRCEHCPLPG encoded by the coding sequence ATGAGTGCATTGTTTGCCGGGCCCCTGGAGCGGTTTGGGCAGGCGCTGCTGGCGGTGGATCATTCCGGGCCGGTCAGAACCTTGCCGGATCTGCTGCAGAAGAAATCCCTGGATGCGCTGCTGACCGGGCTTTATGGGCCGCAATTGATGACCGATCACTTGCCGGTGCTGGTGTCGCAATGGGCCAAGTATTACTTCATGCAGGTGATTGCGCCGCAGGTGGTGGCCAGCCTTGTTTATCGCTGGCACTGGCCTTTGCATCTGGAACAGGTGGCGTTGGCACTGGATGAGCGGGGCGTGCCGACAGGAGTGAAATTGCTGGGCGAGGGCGCTGCTTATCAAGTGTTGCCGGTCGATCCCTTCGAGCGTTTCGCCGGTCTGCTGGACGATAACCTGCAACCCTTCATTGACACACTGAGCGTTTATGGCGGCCTTGCCAGCAGCGTGTTGTGGTGCAGCGCCGGGGAGTATCTGGAACGTTGTCTGGTGCAACTGGGTGAGTGCAGCGAGGTGTCGCTGGAGGCCGGGCAGGCCTTGCTGGCTGTGCGAGTGCGCCCGGACGGCAGACGCAACCCGTTGTTTCAGGCGGTCACTCATGTCGGTCAGCGTCGTCAGCGCCGCACCTGCTGCCTGAGTTATCAGGTGGCATGGGTAGGGCGCTGCGAGCATTGCCCGTTGCCGGGCTGA
- a CDS encoding ATP-binding protein, with product MNSIFLRIYGGMLGVLVLVALLGVLALHLLNQERSGQYRERLAHGTFTVMADNLIPLNDIERRRALAVWERLLGIPLSLQSVEQANLDSSARSRLQRGQVVVEQIGPHAARVYRQLSDNEHLLLTGEVQQITEQLARATIYLLIDELVRLPVDEQPARLQALQVSKGFGFDLKLLALDQADLDDDQRRRVYEGDTVMALGKGGDSIRVLSGIVDTNWVLEIGPLYQMNPYPPQLLVLIALLGLCFIGVVVYLLVRPLERRVQALEAAATLIAKGSLQTRVPTEGSDSIGRLATAFNSMAEHLQRSLMIQRELVRAVSHELRTPVSRLRFGLEMIRDATTPEARNKYMTGMDSDIQDLDKLVDEMLTYARLEQGAPTLNFQRIDLDLLINQVIAELAPLRANVRVGRGECVIIGEGESAWVDAEPRYLHRAVQNLVSNAMRHAESQVSISYRLEPGCCRLDVEDDGPGVPESAWEQIFTPFMRLDDSRTRASGGHGLGLSIVRRIINWHEGRASIDRSPSLGGACFTLVWPRTQESR from the coding sequence ATGAACTCCATTTTCCTGCGCATCTATGGCGGCATGCTGGGCGTGCTGGTGCTGGTGGCCTTGTTGGGTGTGCTGGCGCTGCACCTGCTCAATCAGGAGCGCAGCGGGCAATACCGCGAGCGTCTGGCACACGGCACGTTTACGGTGATGGCCGATAACCTGATTCCCCTGAACGACATCGAGCGTCGTCGTGCGCTGGCGGTATGGGAACGCTTGCTGGGCATTCCGCTGAGCTTGCAGAGCGTCGAGCAGGCGAACCTGGACAGCAGCGCCCGCAGTCGCTTGCAGCGTGGGCAGGTGGTGGTCGAGCAGATCGGCCCGCACGCGGCCAGGGTCTATCGTCAGCTCAGCGACAACGAGCATCTGTTGCTGACCGGCGAGGTGCAGCAGATCACCGAGCAACTGGCGCGGGCGACCATCTATTTATTGATCGACGAACTGGTGCGCCTGCCGGTGGATGAGCAACCGGCCCGGCTGCAAGCCTTGCAGGTGAGCAAGGGCTTTGGTTTCGACCTGAAACTACTTGCCCTGGATCAGGCCGATCTGGACGACGATCAGCGGCGGCGTGTCTATGAAGGCGACACGGTCATGGCGCTGGGCAAGGGCGGAGATTCCATCCGTGTATTGTCCGGGATCGTTGACACCAACTGGGTGCTGGAAATCGGCCCGCTATACCAGATGAATCCTTATCCGCCGCAACTGCTGGTGCTGATTGCGCTGTTGGGGCTGTGCTTTATCGGCGTGGTGGTTTACCTGCTGGTGCGGCCTCTTGAGCGACGGGTTCAGGCGCTGGAAGCCGCCGCGACCCTGATCGCCAAAGGCAGCCTGCAAACCCGGGTGCCCACCGAGGGCTCCGACTCCATCGGGCGTCTGGCGACTGCGTTCAACAGCATGGCCGAGCACTTGCAGCGTTCGCTGATGATTCAGCGGGAGCTGGTGCGTGCGGTGTCCCATGAGCTACGCACCCCGGTATCGCGTCTGCGTTTCGGCCTGGAGATGATCCGCGACGCCACGACCCCCGAAGCGCGCAACAAATACATGACCGGTATGGACAGCGACATCCAGGACCTCGACAAGCTGGTGGACGAGATGCTGACCTATGCGCGACTGGAGCAGGGCGCGCCGACCCTGAATTTCCAGCGTATCGATCTGGATCTGCTGATCAATCAGGTGATTGCCGAACTGGCACCCTTGCGCGCCAATGTCCGGGTGGGGCGTGGGGAGTGCGTGATTATCGGTGAGGGCGAATCGGCCTGGGTCGATGCCGAGCCGCGCTACTTGCACCGTGCCGTGCAGAATCTGGTGAGCAACGCCATGCGCCATGCCGAATCCCAGGTCAGCATCAGCTATCGGCTTGAGCCGGGCTGCTGTCGTCTCGATGTGGAAGACGATGGCCCCGGTGTACCGGAAAGTGCCTGGGAGCAGATCTTCACGCCATTCATGCGCCTGGACGACAGCCGCACCCGGGCGTCCGGCGGGCACGGGCTGGGGTTGTCCATTGTGCGACGGATCATCAACTGGCACGAAGGCCGTGCCTCCATTGACCGCAGCCCGAGCCTGGGCGGCGCCTGCTTCACTCTGGTGTGGCCGCGGACTCAGGAATCGCGATGA
- a CDS encoding response regulator: protein MEQENWQVLIVEDDQRLAELTCDYLQSNGLSVTIEGNGALAAARIIDEQPDLVILDLMLPGEDGLSICRKVRDRYDGPILMLTARTDDSDQIQGLDTGADDFVCKPVHPRVLLARIHALLRRSEAPQVPAAELRRLVFGPLVVDNALREAWLRDQSIELTGAEFDLLWLLVANAGRTLSREEIFTALRGVGYDGQDRSIDVRISRIRPRIGDDPIHPRLIKTVRSKGYLFVPEAAQDMNSFVFSG, encoded by the coding sequence GTGGAGCAAGAAAACTGGCAGGTGCTGATCGTCGAAGATGACCAGCGACTGGCCGAACTGACCTGCGATTATCTGCAGAGCAACGGCCTGAGCGTCACCATCGAGGGCAATGGCGCTCTGGCGGCAGCGCGCATCATTGATGAGCAGCCTGATCTGGTGATCCTCGACCTGATGCTTCCCGGCGAAGACGGCCTGAGCATCTGCCGCAAGGTTCGTGATCGTTATGACGGGCCGATCCTGATGCTTACCGCACGTACCGACGACTCCGACCAGATCCAGGGCCTGGATACCGGTGCTGACGATTTTGTCTGCAAGCCGGTTCATCCCAGGGTATTGCTGGCGCGTATCCACGCCTTGCTGCGGCGCAGCGAAGCACCGCAAGTGCCGGCCGCCGAATTGCGCCGTCTGGTGTTCGGCCCGCTGGTGGTGGACAACGCTTTGCGCGAGGCCTGGCTTCGGGACCAGAGCATCGAGTTGACCGGTGCCGAGTTCGATCTGCTGTGGCTGCTGGTGGCCAATGCCGGGCGCACCCTGTCGCGGGAGGAAATCTTCACCGCCTTGCGTGGCGTCGGCTATGACGGCCAGGACCGTTCCATCGATGTGCGCATCTCGCGCATCCGCCCGCGCATTGGTGACGATCCGATTCACCCGCGCCTGATCAAGACGGTGCGCAGCAAGGGCTATCTGTTCGTGCCCGAAGCGGCGCAGGACATGAACAGCTTTGTCTTCAGCGGCTGA